The region aggacacacaagtttctctcccaaccgtgtgcggtgccccccctccacagttacacacctcgatcataccatcgtagagcttaggcgaaggcctgcgctggtagcatcatcatcaccgtcgccacaccgtcgtgctgacaaaactcaccctcgtcctcaactagatcaagagcacgagggacgtcatcgagctgaacgtgtgctgaacgcggaggtgccgtacgttcggtacttggatcgattggatcgcgaagaagttcgactacatcaaccgcattattgaaacactcccgctttcggtctacgagggtacgtggacacactcacccctctcattgctatgaatcacctagatagatcttgcatgatcgtaggattttttttacaattactgcgttacccaacaagaaaataaatggatcttcgagaagaagactaatgctgacggtaatgttactgtttagctcgacttgttgcaaaaggatttcgacaagttcaaggagtttactacaatgagaccttctcacccgtagcgatacttaagtctgtccgaatcatgttagcaattgccgcattttatgattatgaaatttggcaaatggatgtcaaaactgcattccttaatggattccttaaagaagagttgtatatgatgcaaccagaaggttttgtcgatccaaagggtgctaacaaagtgtgcaatctccagcgatccatttatggactggtgcaagcctctcggagttggaatatacgctttgataatgtgatcaaagcatacagacttttggagaaagctatatttacaagaaagtgagtgggagctccgtagcatttctaatattatatgtggatgacatgttgttgaatggaaataatacagaatttctgggtagcataaaagtatacttgaataagaatttttcaatgaaagacctcggtgaagctgcttacatattgggcatcaagatctttagagatagatcaagacgtttaattggactttcacaaagcacataccttgataaagttttgaagaagttcaaaatggattagtcaaagaaagggttcttgcctgtgttacaaggtgtgaagttgagtcagactcaatgcccgaccactgcacaagatagagataaaatgaaagtcattccctatgcttcagccataggtttatcatgtatgcaatgctgtgtaccagacctgatgtgtgccctgctataagtatagcagggaggtaccaaagtaatccaggagtggatcactggacagcagtcaagaacatcctgaaatacctaaaaaggactaaggatatgtttctcgtttatggaggtgacaaagagcttgtcgtaaatggttacgtcgatgcaatctttgacactgatccagatgactctaagtcgcaaaccagatacatatttatattgaatggtggagctgttagttggtgcagttccaagcagagcgtcgtggcgggatctacgtgtgaagcggagtacatagcttcttcggaagcagcaaatgaaggagttcatatccgatctttgtgtaatacctagtgcatcgtgttcaatgaaatttttttgtgacaatacttgagcaattgccttggcaaaggaatccagatttcacaagagaaccaaacacatcaagagacgcttcaattccatctgccatCAAGTcggggagggagacatagagatttgcaagatacatacggatctgaatgttgcagaatgACAAAGCCTCTTccccgagcaaaacatgatcagcaccaagactccatgggtgttagaatcattacattgtaatctagaatattgactctagtacaagtgggagactgaaggaaatatgccctagaggcaataataaagttgttatttatatttccttatatcatgctaaatatttattattcatgctagaattgtattaaccggaaacttagtacatgtgtgaatacatagacaatacatagtgtctgtagtatgcctctacttgactagctcgttaatcaaagatgcttatgtttcctaaccataaacatgtgttgtcatttgacgaacgggatcacatcattagagaatgatgcgatggacaagacccatccgttagcttagcattatgaccgttACAATTTTATTGTTAGtgctttcttcttgacttatacatgttcctctaactatgagattatgtaactcccgaatactggaggaacaccttgtgtgctatcaaacgtcacaatgtaactgagtgattataaagatgctctacaggtgtctccgaaggtgtttgttgggttggcatagatcgagattaggatttgtcactccgtgtatcggagaggtatctctgggccctctcgatagtgctcatcactataagccttgcaagcaatgtaactaatgagttagttgcaggatgaagcattacgaacaagtaaagagacttgccggtgacgagattgaactaggtataatgataccgacgatcgaatctcgggcaagtaacataccgatgacaaagggaacaacgtatgttgttgtgcggtttgaccgataaagatcttcatagaatatgtaggagccaatatgagcatccaggttccgctattggttatggatcagagatgtgtctcgatcatgtctacatagtcctcgaacccgtatggtccgcacgcttaacgtttgatgatgatttgtattatgagttatgtgtttttggtgaccgaagtttgttcggagtcccggatgagattacagacatgacgaggagtcttgaaatggtcgagacataaagattgatatattggacgaaggtattcagataccagaatggtttcgggacgtttcagatatttatcggggaaccgaggggttaccggaaccccccggggaagttatgggccttaatgggccataagggagtaggagagggcagcccgcagggtggcgcccccccccctccccaagggagtccgaattggacaagggggaggaggcacggccccctctttccctctccctctccctctccttccctctttccccttcttggaataggaaagggagactacctaggattgggaatcctagttggactcctccttggcgcgcccctctaggccgccggcctcctccctctcctcctttctatacgtgggcagggggcaccccaaagagagaTTAATTgttctttgccgtgtgcggtgcccccttccacagtttacgcctccggtcatagcgtcgtagtgcttaggcgaagccctgcgcggatcacatcatcaacaccgtcaccacgccgtcgtgctgacggaactctccctcgatcctctactggatcaagagttcgagggacgtcatcgagctgaacgtgtgctgaacacggaggtgccgtatgttcggtacttggatcggttggatcgtgaagacgttcaactacatcaaccgcgttaactaacgcttccgctttcggtctaagagggtacgtggacacactctccccctctcgttgctatgcatctcctagatagatcttgcgtgatcgtagggatttttttaaaattgcatgctacgttccccaacaaccgcaACCTTGCCGGAGGGGGCAGCCGTCGTCCGGGGGGAGGGGGCGCGATGCAGAGTGGGGCGATGGTGGGGAGCGAGAGAGGCCAGATCCGCCCCTACCACCTTCCTGGGGCTAATTAGTTAATGTAATGTGTGGTTGCCCCGCCAGCCCGCCCCTCCTACTTTGCTGCTGGCTCCCATGTAAGCATTGGAACTGGGTTGTGTTCCAAGGCATGGAGAACCTCCGCACCCTAAAGCTCTATCACGATGACACGGTTCTCTGGCACGTCCGTCTTCTTGTTAAACTCCGTTGTGTTGATGATGGGTGGCTGACTTGCTCCGACAGCGTCGCCCACACCCACTGAGCATGATAATACTAGACTCACGGGCTGCCTTCAACGGACCTTCACAGAGTGGGCTACGTGCCATCTCCTAATTTGCCCCCCTCCCCCTATTTTTACTGTGGGGCCTGCCAACCTTAATTAAATCCTGACCATTAATACTTAATCAACCCCATAAACTCCCCGTGAACCCCCGTGAGTGTAGCATTGCCGCGCACTGCTCAATGCTCCCTGCATGCATGTTGCGATTGATAGTACGTAACGGTCCTCCACTTTGAACGAAAAATCAGGTGGTGAAAACTCACCTAGCCTTTGTGTTAGTCTATCGGAGTGGAGGTCTGGCTATGTTAGGATCCTTCGTGATCTCTAACTTGCCACTGTGTAACCCTCTTGTACATATTTTCTTTCTCctataaagctatggtacgccTTTGGTGTACCCTCGAGAAAAAAAAACTCACCTAGCCTGAAAATTTAAAAAATAGTGTGGGGGTGCGGCTCACATGCACCCAGGATTTCAACTTTCTCTCTCCGTGTTTGTTGCCCAATgttacactgtacaaaaaaaatcaTGTGCTGTGTAGCCTGAAGTGAGGAGGGTTGGTACATGTTTGCCACCTAGAGAGAAAGTGATGCTTCCGTTGTCTTTTCTCCTTTGAGTAAAGCAAAGGAATTTTGTGGCAAAAACAGTAGTGACCAGAGAAAAATTATAGGAGGCACACAGATCCCGGGCAATGTTTCGTAAATAATCACAACATATGAAGTTGTTACACAAAAGAAAGAAACATTTTCTTGCTAAAAGAGTAAAAATGCACTCTGAATTTACTAGGTCACTCCATCTCAGTTTCTTTTACTAGTTCACTCATCCATTTTTGCTGTCTATCTCTGCATGCAGAAGAAGTTCACGCCAAGCAGTGTTGTCACTGGTATAATTCTTTCTTGTGATTTAAGCTGTGAAACAAGAAACCAGGCATCAAAGTGTAGTGTCCCAAAAGCAGCAGTAAATCAAATTGTCGTCGTATCCCTATCAATTGCACAGAAAACAGCAGATCTCGAGCTTTAACAAATCTCAGCAACGTCAACCAAGCAACCAACCAGGAAACAAGAGAGATATGCTGCTGCTTTGTGCTTTAGCAGAAACTTGCGAATGAAAATATTGAGAGAGATCCCAGAAAAAAAGACACAAGCAGTAAAGAAAGCAACAATTTGCCTGCTGAACCAACCCTTTTTCCCGCCGGGTAGTGCTGATTTTATTTTAACGAAGCTGCATTTGATGATAGATAGtggaaagggagagagagagagagaNNNNNNNNNNNNNNNNNNNNNNNNNNNNNNNNNNNNNNNNNNNNNNNNNNNNNNNNNNNNNNNNNNNNNNNNNNNNNNNNNNNNNNNNNNNNNNNNNNNNNNNNNNNNNNNNNNNNNNNNNNNNNNNNNNNNNNNNNNNNNNNNNNNNNNNNNNNNNNNNNNNNNNNNNNNNNNNNNNNNNNNNNNNNNNNNNNNNNNNNNNNNNNNNNNNNNNNNNNNNNNNNNNNNNNNNNNNNNNNNNNNNNNNNNNNNNNNNNNNNNNNNNNNNNNNNNNNNNNNNNNNNNNNNNNNNNNNNNNNNNNNNNNNNNNNNNNNNNNNNNNNNNNNNNNNNNNNNNNNNNNNNNNNNNNNNNNNNNNNNNNNNNNNNNNNNNNNNNNNNNNNNNNNNNNNNNNNNNNNNNNNNNNNNNNNNNNNNNNNNNNNNNNNNNNNNNNNNNNNNNNGAGAGAGAGGCAGCACCGGGCTCACACCCCCTTGTCCCTTTGCCAGCCTCGGTTTCTCTCCAGCTCAATCATTCTGAGAGCAAAGAATCCGTCTTGTCCCTTTGCCCCGCGGTTGTGCCATCCCGTGATGCCCCGCCTACCTCTGCCACAGTGGAGTATACTAGTAGTACTGAGCAGAGTAGAGTACTAGACGACACTAAGCATATGATTCCCTCCCTTGACAAACCCCCAAAACTAGAAAAGCTTTTTCAAGctgttccattcacttcacttgcaTGCACTCATCTCATTATCATCATTCAAAGGTGAGGTGAGGTGAGATTTCTTGCACTTTCTCTAGGCCATATATAGTTATAATATATGGTTAATTTCTATTGCCAGTTCTTCATGCGGACATACTGTGGTTAATTCCTCTTGCCACTTCTTCAAGAAAGGAATGCAAATCTGGTGATGTTTCTCGAGGGAGAGTATCTTGTTCTTGCTTGCTTTGCGGTGTCAAGGACGGACCACTGGTTATCCATCAGTCGGCCCAGATCCCTGTGCCTCTGCGGACTGCACAATGTTTTTCTGGTGACCAGTACCTATCTCCATTAACTGTACAAGCTCCTCTCACATTAACTTTTCTGAGCTCTCAAACTCAGACTTTTCCTCCCAGTCCCTGTGTGGCTGTGTCCAACAACTTTATTTGCTAATCGCTTCTGCTCCTGCACTAGAATTAGAATCCCACAATCACAATTCTTGGTTCCTCAACTTGTTGATCGAggaaaagaagaagctgaaagaaatCTTGTAAAAAAAATGGGTGGAATCCATGCTCTGCTCATCTTGCTGTCGGTGGCGTCCCTGGCATTGCTGCCGGGAGCCACGCCGCTGCAGGCCTCACAGGCCTGGTCCCTCTTCAAGCTCCGGCAGCTCCTGGGCGACCCGCCGGTGCTCGGCACCTGGCACAACTACACCGACTTCTGCTACGGCGGCGACTACAAGACCGCCTCCGCCTTGGTGGAGTGCTACGAGGACAGCGTCACGCAGCTCCACATCATGGGCGACCCCGGCGCGCGGGGTCGCCCGCTCCCCGCCACCTTCTCCATCGACGCCTTCTTCACCACGCTGTCCAGGCTGCCGGACCTCAAGGTGCTCACGCTCACCAACCTCGGTCTCTGGGGCCCACTGCCGGGGGGGAAGATCTCCCGCCTCCAGAAGCTGGAGATCGTCAACGTCAGCTCCAACTACCTCTACGGCGAGCTCCCGCGGGGGCTCTCCCGGCTGGGCAGCCTCCAGACGCTGGTGGCGGACCACAACATGCTGGGAGGCAAGCTGCCGGGGTGGCTCAAGGACATGCCGCTGCTGGCGGTCCTCAGCCTCCGGAACAACACGCTGCAGGGGACGCTGCCGGAGTCGCTCAAGGACATGCCGTCGCTGAGGTCGCTGGTGCTGGCGTCCAACAACCTCTCCGGGAACCTGCCGGACCTGGACCTGAAGAACCTCCAGGTGATTGACATGGCCAACAACGCGCTAGGGCCCAAGTTCCCGCGGGTGGGGCGGAAGGTGGCCAGCGTGGTGCTGGCCGGCAACAAGTTCAGCGACGGCCTCCCCGCCGACATGCTCGCCTCGTGCTACCTCCTGGAGCGGCTGGACGTGTCGGGGAACAGGTTCGTGGGGCCTTTCCCGGCGGCGCTGCTGTCGCTGCCGTCCATGGAGTACCTGAGCATCGCCGGGAACAGGTTCACGGGGCGGCTGTCGGGCAACGCCTCCTGCGGCGAGAACCTCCGGTTCGTGGACCTGTCGTCGAACCTCCTGACGGGGAGCCTCCCCGGCTGCCTGGCCGCCTCCTCTGACTCCGGGAAGACGGTGGTGCTCTTCTCGGCGAATTGCCTTTCCAGCGGCAGCGGCGACGAGTCCCAGTCCCAGCACCCGTCGCCCTTCTGCCGGAACCAGGCATTGGCCGTCGGGATCGTGCCTGAGCAGGAGcagggaggcaagaagaagagtggCGGCAAGGCCGGTGTGGTGGCCGGCATTGTCCTTGTGGGAGCATTGGTTGTGAGCGCGGCGGTGGTGTTTGTGGTGAGG is a window of Triticum dicoccoides isolate Atlit2015 ecotype Zavitan chromosome 2B, WEW_v2.0, whole genome shotgun sequence DNA encoding:
- the LOC119363741 gene encoding probable inactive leucine-rich repeat receptor-like protein kinase At3g03770, translating into MGGIHALLILLSVASLALLPGATPLQASQAWSLFKLRQLLGDPPVLGTWHNYTDFCYGGDYKTASALVECYEDSVTQLHIMGDPGARGRPLPATFSIDAFFTTLSRLPDLKVLTLTNLGLWGPLPGGKISRLQKLEIVNVSSNYLYGELPRGLSRLGSLQTLVADHNMLGGKLPGWLKDMPLLAVLSLRNNTLQGTLPESLKDMPSLRSLVLASNNLSGNLPDLDLKNLQVIDMANNALGPKFPRVGRKVASVVLAGNKFSDGLPADMLASCYLLERLDVSGNRFVGPFPAALLSLPSMEYLSIAGNRFTGRLSGNASCGENLRFVDLSSNLLTGSLPGCLAASSDSGKTVVLFSANCLSSGSGDESQSQHPSPFCRNQALAVGIVPEQEQGGKKKSGGKAGVVAGIVLVGALVVSAAVVFVVRKARLPKARPARRLXQHYKQTGYISQTVKLGALGIPAYRSFSLVELEAATDNFQVSSLMGQDAHGQMYRGRLSNGTPVTIRSLKVNKSQSFTRHIEMISKLRHRHLVSALGHCFQYNLDDSTVTHLYLVFEYVHNGNLRGRISQGTQGRRLSWGQRISTTIGVAKGIQFLHGGIIPGLFANNLKITNILMDQNQVPKIGSYNIPILSETMKSEGGAGSKYPPDRVPNGDKIDMYDFGVILLEVISGRPISSIYEVEIMKEQLQSALTAQGPSKRSNLVDPAVSKGCSDDSMRTVMEICLRCLAKEPTQRPSVEDVLWNLQFAAQVQDDSRSSDESPLSPSQPHAQSAHD